From one Eucalyptus grandis isolate ANBG69807.140 chromosome 9, ASM1654582v1, whole genome shotgun sequence genomic stretch:
- the LOC104418224 gene encoding L-ascorbate oxidase yields the protein MGSSTTALFLCLLVMMAAGGARGLFYNWEVKQEMMGSYKEQVVTINGQHRGPTIQAHQGDRVFVRVTNRLSQNVAIHWHNTQQIQSLGSDGTGDVVPRTISPGKTFTYVFIVHQLGKSPYNSYYTMQTVAGLHGLIDVLPPYGVAEPFAQDYNKSIILDDRYYRSYYDWVAEPESLLIPRTDRNAINPEYLHWRVVLGQTYYLNISSVTPHCNLSFQIEGHNLTVVEVDGHYVEPFVNQSLIVYSGKTYSVKIKANQDPSRNYSITTDIVGQNTTATTPLGLAVLSYSPPAGPIRNGVSPQSVQSLGNKACEEHQMMLAILPMLMWLI from the exons ATGGGTAGCTCGACGACGGCATTGTTTCTCTGCCTTCTCGTGATGATGGCAGCGGGAGGAGCTCGAGGGCTTTTCTATAACTGGGAAGTGAAGCAAGAGATGATGGGCTCCTACAAAGAGCAGGTCGTCACCATCAATGGACAGCACCGCGGCCCCACCATCCAGGCTCATCAGGGAGACAGAGTTTTCGTCAGAGTTACCAATAGGTTGAGCCAGAATGTCGCGATCCACTGGCACAACACCCAACAG ATTCAAAGTCTGGGGAGCGATGGAACAGGGGATGTCGTTCCAAGGACCATTTCGCCCGGAAAAACTTTCACCTATGTTTTCATCGTCCATCAG CTTGGAAAATCTCCGTACAACTCCTATTACACAATGCAAACAGTGGCTGGACTACATGGGTTGATCGATGTTTTGCCGCCGTACGGTGTCGCTGAGCCATTTGCTCAAGATTATAACAAGAGCATCATCCTCGATGACCGGTACTACAGAAGCTATTATGATTGGGTGGCAGAGCCTGAg TCCCTGCTGATTCCCAGGACGGATCGTAATGCCATCAATCCTGAATATTTGCACTGGAGGGTCGTCCTTGGTCAAACGTATTACCTCAATATTTCAAGTGTGACGCCTCATTGTAATCTCAGCTTTCAGATTGAG GGTCACAACCTTACTGTTGTTGAAGTGGATGGGCACTATGTAGAGCCATTTGTGAACCAAAGCCTGATCGTCTACTCGGGTAAGACATACTCTGTCAAGATCAAAGCCAATCAAGATCCGTCGAGAAATTACTCGATCACGACCGACATTGTTGGCCAGAACACCACTGCCACAACCCCTCTCGGTCTGGCTGTGCTCAGCTACTCCCCACCTGCTGGCCCGATTCGGAATGGCGTCTCACCACAGTCAGTTCAGAGCCTGGGGAATAAAGCCTGCGAAG AGCACCAAATGATGTTAGCAATTCTACCGATGCTAATGTGGCTGATCTGA